The genome window TATTTCAATTCTTTTTTGATCTTTCAGGCCAGCAATAAATTTATCTAACTGTTCATTGCCATATACTCGACCCAAATGGTCTCCAAAAACTAAGTTCTTTTTAATAATAAAATCGTTCATATTTTTTACTTGAGAATCTTTTCTAACAATAACTAAATTTTTTGAAAAAAAATAAGTTGCAAAATATGCAAATTCTTTTTTATCCGGATATAAAATCACAGAAGTTAGAATATCTACTTCACCCTTTTTTAAATAGTACCATATTCTTTCTCTTGGTAATGTTAGAATATTAAATTTACATTTAGTTATCTTTTGTAGGGCATCTACTAAATCTTTATCCAATCCTGTATTAGTTTCAGGATCATATACAATGCTATGTTTAGATAATCCAATATTATAAGTTTTTGAGCAAGGAAATTTTTTTTCTTTCGCATATGTGTTAAATTGGTAAGACAGAATTAAACTAATATAAAATATTATTAATAAAATATTTTTCACTTGACTTCCTTTTAATTATGGTTTGTCCTACATAGAATTTAATAGAAATAGACAGAATTTAAAACAAGGTGTCAATTATTTTTTAATCATGAGATATTTCATTTCTAAATTTTGATAAATTAATAGGAGTATGTATTTCGCTACCGACAAAAGTTAACTTTTGAGTTCTTTATTTCTAAATACCTCAATAAGATGAAGTTTCATACCATAGCCTTATGTTTCTTTAGAAACATAGTATTCAATATCTTAGATATCATAGGAAACCTTGCATGTGTAAATGCTTTTGAGTTTTATGATAGTGAGATAAATTTTATTGAGTTTGTTCCGCTATTCCATTAGCAACTTCTTTGATACTTTTTTTCAAAATTAACAAGCAAATTAGAACTTCTTCTTCGAACCAAACAATATTTTTCTAAACTCTTATTTATTATATTACATCTTTATTTTCCTTTATTTCTTTCAATATTTTTCTATATATTCTTTAATTTAAATGCTATATTTTATATTTTTTTCGTTATATAGTTTACGGCGCCGACAAGCTTTTTTTGCGGCTCATATTTAGCTTTATATAAAATATTGCTTGAATTTAATTTTGTAGAAAGCATTTCATATATTTTACTTTTTTTATTACTACATAACTCAATTCCTGTCTTACCTTCCATATTTTTCATTTGAATAGCTGTTTTTACCGATGATTGATCTGCATATTCTAAAAATAATGCAAGCATTGCATCAGAATTTAACAAAACAGCTTTATGCAAAGGGGTGTTAAGATATTCATCAATAGGAATATCAATTTTTATATTTTGAATATATTTACTTTGAAAGGTATATTTCATTAATCTTTTTATTGTTAATAAGTAATTATCCTTCTTTAAAATACTCACACTACTTGCATTAAATACTGAGATAAAAAGAATTTGAATAGCTGACAGTCCTTCAGGATTAAGAAAATTAGAATTATAATTTATTTTTAACTCATGAATTATTTCTAAATAATTTTTAATAAAATCATGATTTAAACTTTGACTAGCAACTTGCAACACACTTAAATTTTGCTCATTTAAGACATAGGGATCTGAAAACTGAATTATTTTTTTCAAGTCTATGCTTATTTGATCTGTTTGCAAATTTATTCCTCCAGATTTAGCAACAAGAAATAATCTTTTTTCATAAAATTTATTTTGATATGATTTTTTTAAAGCATCATTTCCTTTCATACTTCCAGAAGAAGTTGATCTGTCTAATGTACTAGACTCAGACGACATTGATCTTTCTAGCGTAATAGATTCTTTCTCATTGGTAAGTTTTGACAAAATAGGTACATTTTTAAATGCTTTTTTTATATTCCGATCAAAAAAGGTACTTTTATTATTTGGTGAAAATCTATCCTTTCCTAAATCAACAGCATTTGATTCTTTTTTTCCATAATTCATTATGGGAGCTGGTTTTTGTTTCGTAATACATTTCGTAAATTTTAAAATTAAGTCTATGAAGGTATCTCGATATGATTTTTCATAATTTTTAAAGTTAAATTTAATAGTAATTAAATACTGTATTCCTTCCTTTAATTTAAAATCAAGAACAGAATTACTAGTTATAGATTTTTTAAAATCAAAATATTCATTTTTAGAAATATCTGAAGGATACAAAAAAAGCTTATTTTTATTTATAAGACAATAATTTATGTTTTCACTTATGTATTCTATGGATATAAAATTTTCTTCAAAATTATTATATAAAATTTTCTTTTCACCTAATGAATTTATTTTCACCAATATCTTTTTGTATTTTGATTTAGAAAAATTTTTAAACAATATTTCTTCAGCATGTGAAACTCTAAAGTTACCAGTGAATCTCCCCCTATTAATATATATTGTTTGAAGTAATTCTCGATTAATTAAAAGATATAAGTAAATTTCATGAAAATTTAAAAAATATTTTTTATCCCTATATTCTTTAAATTTATATTGAAGGTTTTTTTTATCCTTTTCGATAAAATCTCCAAATAGTTTTAATGCTCTGTCTTCACCTGATACTTTTTTGTATTCTAAAAAAGATTCCATAACTATATCAAGTATTTTACTTATTCTTTCAATCCTATTTATTTCCTCAAGGTAAAGAAGCAAACTTTCATTATAAAAATTAATAATTAACTCAGAAACAAATTCTGTTTCAACTCTTCCGTTTATGTCTATAAAATTTATAGACTCTCTATTATAAGTTTTGATTATATATTGCAAAAGTATGATATAAAATAAAAGTTCAACAGAATTGTATTTTACAATATAAGCATTACACCCTGTATGTATTTTTTTATAGTCTTCTTTTTGAAGATCAATTTCTTTTAAAAAACTTTTTTTACCTTCTTCTGTTTCAAATAAAGAGCTTAGATCATTGTAAAAATCTTCTTCTTTCTGAATTTTGTAAAATTTACTGTACAATAAACTGGAAAATTCATTAATAACTAAAACCT of Pigmentibacter sp. JX0631 contains these proteins:
- a CDS encoding ABC transporter substrate-binding protein, translating into MKNILLIIFYISLILSYQFNTYAKEKKFPCSKTYNIGLSKHSIVYDPETNTGLDKDLVDALQKITKCKFNILTLPRERIWYYLKKGEVDILTSVILYPDKKEFAYFATYFFSKNLVIVRKDSQVKNMNDFIIKKNLVFGDHLGRVYGNEQLDKFIAGLKDQKRIEISKSDSSLEEKLRHNRIQGYIINNLIAKYNLKLWDEKFKNEIEIQDWTPKDRGFLVSIGFSKANITAKEFKYWQFAVNRILKEGIAKKIYLKYFKTISKFDEETLDKIRAETESINDL